A DNA window from Streptococcus parapneumoniae contains the following coding sequences:
- the dtd gene encoding D-aminoacyl-tRNA deacylase: MKIIIQRVTKAQVSIEGQVQGKINQGLLLLVGVGPEDQEEDLDYAVRKLVNMRIFSDAEGKMNLSVKDIEGELLSISQFTLFADTKKGNRPAFTGAAKPDMASDFYDAFNQKLAQEVPVQTGIFGADMQVELVNDGPVTIILDTKNR; encoded by the coding sequence ATGAAAATCATTATCCAACGGGTTACAAAAGCCCAAGTAAGTATCGAAGGTCAGGTGCAGGGGAAAATCAACCAAGGCCTCTTATTGCTGGTTGGTGTTGGACCAGAGGACCAAGAGGAAGATTTGGACTATGCTGTGAGAAAGCTTGTCAATATGCGGATTTTTTCAGACGCAGAAGGCAAGATGAACCTGTCTGTCAAAGATATTGAAGGAGAACTCCTTTCTATTTCTCAGTTTACCCTCTTTGCGGATACTAAGAAAGGCAATCGTCCAGCCTTTACAGGTGCAGCCAAGCCTGATATGGCATCAGACTTCTATGACGCTTTCAATCAAAAATTAGCGCAAGAAGTACCCGTTCAGACAGGTATCTTTGGAGCGGATATGCAAGTTGAGCTGGTCAATGACGGACCAGTTACCATTATCCTAGATACTAAAAATAGATAA
- a CDS encoding sigma-70 family RNA polymerase sigma factor, whose product MKPSSFQTTIENQFDYICKRAMEDERKNYMLYLSRIAKREVSFSDVGDYLVSQFATTDNYSTDFQIFTLNGLSVGVENDLLSEALRELPDKKREILLLFYFMDMSDSEIADLLKLNRSTVYRHRTSGLALIKKFMEEFEE is encoded by the coding sequence ATGAAACCATCTTCTTTTCAGACCACAATAGAAAATCAGTTTGACTATATCTGTAAACGTGCTATGGAAGACGAGCGAAAGAATTATATGCTTTATCTTTCAAGGATTGCAAAGCGTGAGGTGTCCTTTTCGGATGTTGGCGATTATCTTGTTAGCCAGTTTGCGACAACAGATAACTATTCAACTGACTTTCAGATTTTTACACTCAATGGGTTATCAGTAGGCGTTGAAAATGATTTGTTGAGTGAAGCATTACGTGAGTTGCCAGACAAGAAACGTGAAATTCTACTGCTGTTTTACTTTATGGACATGAGCGATTCAGAAATTGCAGACCTGTTGAAATTGAACCGTTCTACTGTCTATCGGCATAGAACCAGTGGACTAGCCTTAATTAAAAAGTTTATGGAGGAATTTGAAGAATGA
- a CDS encoding excisionase, with protein MKQTDIPIWERYTLTIEEASKYFRIGENKLRRLAEENKNANWLIMNGNRIQIKRKQFEKIIDTLDAI; from the coding sequence ATGAAGCAGACTGACATTCCTATTTGGGAACGTTATACCCTAACCATTGAAGAAGCGTCAAAATATTTTCGTATTGGCGAAAACAAGCTACGACGCTTGGCAGAGGAAAATAAAAATGCAAATTGGCTGATTATGAATGGCAATCGTATTCAGATTAAACGAAAACAATTTGAAAAAATTATAGATACATTGGACGCAATCTAG
- a CDS encoding RelA/SpoT family protein — protein sequence MPKEVNLTGEEVVALTKEYLTEEDVHFVHKALVYAVECHSGQYRKSGEPYIIHPIQVAGILAKLKLDAVTVACGFLHDVVEDTDATLDDLEREFGPDVRVIVDGVTKLGKVEYKSIEEQLAENHRKMLMAMSEDIRVILVKLSDRLHNMRTLKHLRKDKQERISKETMEIYAPLAHRLGISSVKWELEDLSFRYLNPTEFYKITHMMKEKRREREALVDEVVTKLEEYTTDRHLKGKIYGRPKHIYSIFRKMQDKRKRFEEIYDLIAIRCILDTQSDVYAMLGYVHELWKPMPGRFKDYIANRKANGYQSIHTTVYGPKGPIEFQIRTKAMHEVAEYGVAAHWAYKKGVKGQVNSKESAIGMNWIKEMMELQDQADDAKEFVDSVKENYLAEEIYVFTPDGAVRSLPKDSGPIDFAYEIHTKVGEKATGAKVNGRMVPLTTKLKTGDQVEIVTNPNSFGPSRDWLNMVKTSKARNKIRQFFKNQDKELSVNKGREMLMAQFQENGYVANKFMDKRHMDQVLQKTSYKTEESLFAAIGFGEIGAITVFNRLTEKERREEERAKAKAEAEELVKGGEIKVENKETLKVKHEGGVVIEGASGLLVRIAKCCNPVPGDDIVGYITKGRGVAIHRVDCMNLRAQENYEQRLLDVEWEDQYSSSNKEYMAHIDIYGLNRTGLLNDVLQVLSNTTKNISTVNAQPTKDMKFANIHVSFGIANLSTLTTVVDKIKSVPEVYSVKRTNG from the coding sequence ATGCCAAAAGAAGTGAATTTAACAGGCGAAGAAGTTGTCGCCTTAACCAAAGAATATTTAACAGAAGAGGATGTCCATTTTGTCCATAAGGCCTTGGTCTATGCGGTGGAATGCCATAGTGGTCAATATCGCAAATCAGGTGAGCCTTATATCATTCATCCTATCCAAGTGGCAGGTATTTTAGCCAAACTCAAACTAGATGCTGTAACAGTAGCTTGTGGTTTCTTGCATGATGTGGTAGAAGATACTGATGCGACCTTGGACGATTTGGAAAGAGAGTTTGGTCCTGATGTGCGGGTAATCGTCGATGGGGTTACCAAGCTTGGTAAGGTCGAGTACAAATCTATCGAGGAGCAATTAGCGGAAAATCATCGTAAGATGCTCATGGCCATGTCTGAGGACATCCGTGTTATCTTGGTCAAACTGTCTGACCGCTTGCACAATATGCGGACCCTGAAACATCTTCGAAAAGACAAGCAGGAGCGCATTTCCAAAGAAACCATGGAAATCTATGCTCCACTTGCCCATCGTTTGGGAATTTCCAGTGTCAAATGGGAGTTGGAAGACCTATCTTTCCGTTATCTCAATCCAACGGAGTTTTACAAGATTACCCATATGATGAAGGAAAAGCGCAGGGAGCGTGAAGCCTTGGTGGATGAGGTGGTCACAAAATTAGAGGAATATACGACAGATCGTCACCTAAAAGGGAAAATCTATGGTCGTCCCAAGCATATTTACTCGATTTTCCGCAAAATGCAGGATAAGAGAAAACGGTTTGAGGAAATCTATGACCTGATTGCCATTCGTTGTATTTTGGATACCCAAAGTGATGTTTATGCCATGCTTGGTTATGTGCATGAGCTTTGGAAACCCATGCCTGGTCGTTTCAAAGACTATATTGCTAACCGCAAGGCCAATGGTTACCAGTCTATCCATACGACAGTTTATGGGCCAAAAGGGCCCATTGAGTTCCAGATTCGAACTAAAGCCATGCACGAGGTTGCTGAGTACGGGGTTGCGGCTCACTGGGCTTATAAGAAAGGCGTTAAGGGGCAGGTTAACAGCAAGGAATCGGCTATTGGGATGAACTGGATCAAGGAGATGATGGAGCTTCAAGATCAAGCTGATGATGCCAAGGAATTTGTGGACTCTGTTAAGGAAAACTATCTGGCTGAGGAGATTTACGTCTTTACACCAGATGGAGCTGTCCGTTCTCTTCCCAAAGATTCAGGACCGATTGACTTTGCCTACGAAATTCATACCAAAGTCGGTGAAAAAGCGACGGGTGCCAAGGTCAATGGCCGTATGGTTCCACTGACAACCAAGCTCAAGACAGGGGATCAGGTTGAAATTGTCACCAACCCTAACTCCTTTGGACCGAGCCGTGATTGGCTCAATATGGTCAAGACCAGCAAGGCTCGTAACAAGATTCGTCAGTTCTTTAAAAATCAAGATAAGGAATTGTCTGTCAACAAGGGTCGTGAAATGCTGATGGCTCAGTTCCAAGAAAATGGCTATGTGGCCAATAAATTCATGGACAAGCGCCACATGGACCAAGTTCTACAAAAGACTAGCTACAAGACAGAAGAATCCCTCTTTGCGGCCATCGGTTTTGGAGAAATCGGTGCTATTACCGTCTTTAACCGTCTGACTGAAAAGGAACGCCGTGAAGAAGAGCGTGCCAAGGCTAAGGCGGAAGCAGAAGAACTTGTCAAAGGTGGCGAGATCAAGGTTGAAAACAAAGAAACCCTCAAGGTCAAGCATGAGGGTGGTGTGGTCATTGAAGGAGCCTCTGGTCTCCTAGTGCGGATTGCCAAGTGTTGTAATCCTGTTCCGGGTGACGATATTGTTGGCTACATTACCAAGGGGCGTGGTGTGGCTATTCACCGTGTGGACTGTATGAACCTGCGTGCCCAAGAAAACTATGAGCAACGTCTCCTTGATGTGGAATGGGAAGACCAGTACTCTAGCTCAAATAAGGAGTATATGGCCCATATCGATATTTACGGCCTCAACCGTACAGGATTATTGAACGATGTACTGCAAGTTCTTTCAAACACAACCAAGAATATTTCAACGGTCAACGCCCAACCAACCAAGGATATGAAATTTGCTAATATCCATGTGTCCTTCGGCATTGCCAACCTCTCTACACTGACTACTGTCGTAGATAAGATTAAGAGTGTGCCAGAAGTCTATTCTGTCAAACGGACTAACGGTTAA
- a CDS encoding helix-turn-helix domain-containing protein: protein MKTQYPMIPFPLIVKATDGDTEAINQILHHYRGYITKRSLRLMKDEYGNQSMVVDEVLRGRMETRLITKILSFEIK from the coding sequence ATGAAAACACAATATCCTATGATTCCCTTTCCTCTCATTGTAAAGGCAACAGATGGCGATACCGAAGCGATTAACCAGATTCTACATCATTACAGAGGGTACATAACGAAGCGTTCCCTACGACTTATGAAAGATGAATATGGCAATCAAAGTATGGTCGTTGATGAAGTCTTACGTGGAAGAATGGAAACCAGACTGATTACAAAGATTTTGTCATTTGAAATTAAGTAA
- a CDS encoding tyrosine-type recombinase/integrase — protein sequence MSEKRRDNKGRILKTGESQRKDGRYLYKYIDSFGEPQFVYSWKLVATDRVPAGKRDCISLREKIAELQKDIHDGIDVVGKKMTLCQLYAKQNAQRPKVRKNTETGRKYLMDILKKDKLGVRSIDSIKPSDAKEWAIRMSENGYAYQTINNYKRSLKASFYIAIQDDCVRKNPFDFQLKAVLDDDTVPKTVLTEEQEEKLLAFAKADKTYSKNYDEILILLKTGLRISEFGGLTLPDLDFENRLVNIDHQLLRDTEIGYYIETPKTKSGERQVPMVEEAYQAFKRVLANRKNDKRVEIDGYSDFLFLNRKNYPKVASDYNGMMKGLVKKYNKYNEDKLPHITPHSLRHTFCTNYANAGMNPKALQYIMGHANIAMTLNYYAHATFDSAMAEMKRLNKEKQQERLVA from the coding sequence ATGTCAGAAAAAAGACGTGACAATAAAGGTCGAATCTTAAAGACTGGAGAGAGCCAACGAAAAGACGGAAGATACTTATACAAATATATAGATTCATTTGGAGAACCGCAATTTGTTTACTCGTGGAAACTTGTGGCTACAGACCGAGTACCAGCAGGAAAGCGTGATTGTATCTCACTTAGAGAGAAAATCGCAGAGTTACAGAAAGACATTCATGATGGTATTGATGTTGTAGGAAAGAAAATGACACTCTGCCAGCTTTACGCAAAACAGAACGCTCAAAGACCAAAGGTTAGAAAAAACACTGAAACTGGACGCAAATATCTTATGGATATTTTGAAGAAAGACAAGTTAGGTGTAAGAAGTATTGACAGTATTAAGCCATCAGACGCTAAAGAATGGGCTATTAGAATGAGTGAAAATGGTTATGCTTATCAAACCATCAATAACTACAAACGTTCTTTAAAGGCTTCATTCTATATTGCTATACAAGATGATTGTGTTCGGAAGAATCCATTTGACTTTCAACTGAAAGCAGTTCTTGATGATGATACTGTCCCTAAGACCGTACTAACAGAAGAACAGGAAGAAAAACTGTTAGCCTTTGCAAAAGCTGATAAAACCTACAGCAAAAATTATGATGAAATTCTGATACTCTTAAAAACAGGTCTTCGTATTTCAGAGTTTGGTGGTTTGACACTTCCAGATTTAGATTTTGAGAATCGTCTTGTCAATATAGACCATCAGCTATTGAGAGATACTGAAATTGGGTACTACATTGAAACACCAAAGACCAAAAGTGGCGAACGTCAAGTTCCTATGGTTGAAGAAGCCTATCAAGCATTTAAGCGAGTGTTAGCGAATCGAAAGAATGATAAGCGTGTTGAGATTGATGGATATAGTGATTTCCTCTTTCTTAATAGAAAGAACTATCCAAAAGTGGCAAGTGATTACAACGGCATGATGAAAGGTCTTGTTAAGAAATACAATAAGTATAACGAGGATAAATTGCCACACATCACTCCACATAGTTTGCGACATACATTCTGTACCAACTATGCAAATGCAGGAATGAATCCAAAGGCATTACAGTACATTATGGGACATGCTAATATAGCCATGACGCTGAACTATTACGCACATGCAACATTCGATTCTGCAATGGCAGAAATGAAACGCTTGAATAAAGAGAAGCAACAGGAGCGTCTTGTTGCTTAG
- a CDS encoding MBL fold metallo-hydrolase: protein MKIHKTVNPVAYENTYYLEGEKHLIVVDPGSHWEAIRQTIKNINKPICAILQTHAHYDHIMSLDLVRETFGNPPVYIAESEASWLYTPVDNLSGLPRHDDMADVVTKPAEHTFIFHEEYQLEEFRFTVLPTPGHSIGGVSLVFPDAHLVLTGDALFRETIGRTDLPTGSMEQLLHSIQTQLFTLPNYDVYPGHGPATTIAHEKTFNPFF, encoded by the coding sequence ATGAAAATCCATAAAACCGTGAATCCTGTTGCCTATGAAAACACCTATTACCTGGAGGGTGAAAAACACCTCATCGTCGTCGATCCTGGCAGCCATTGGGAAGCTATTCGTCAGACAATAAAGAACATCAATAAACCTATATGCGCTATTCTCCAGACCCATGCCCATTATGACCATATCATGAGTCTGGACTTGGTTCGCGAGACTTTTGGCAATCCTCCTGTCTATATCGCAGAGAGCGAAGCCAGCTGGCTCTACACTCCTGTCGACAATCTCTCTGGACTTCCCCGCCACGATGATATGGCAGATGTGGTCACAAAACCTGCAGAACACACTTTTATCTTTCACGAAGAATACCAACTAGAGGAATTTCGTTTCACTGTCTTGCCAACACCAGGTCACTCTATCGGTGGTGTTTCCCTAGTCTTTCCTGATGCTCACCTAGTCTTGACAGGTGATGCCCTGTTCCGTGAAACAATCGGACGGACGGATCTTCCGACTGGTAGCATGGAGCAACTCCTTCATAGTATCCAGACCCAACTTTTCACCCTACCAAACTACGACGTCTATCCAGGACACGGTCCAGCTACGACCATCGCCCATGAAAAGACCTTCAATCCTTTTTTCTAG